A region of the Phaeodactylum tricornutum CCAP 1055/1 chromosome 1, whole genome shotgun sequence genome:
GCATTATTTCCGCCACGGACAGTGCGGCGCTTAATAATTCCGTCGGCAACCCGCCTGGAAGACTAGTAAGATCTCGCACAAGGATGGAAATCATCAAGGCCCTGCCGTGAATCGCACATTGATGACGAGCGGATGGGTCATGCTCCTTCTCCTTGGGACGTCGAAACATCCGTATCCCGGCATCCGGTTCTTCCTTCGCATCCGACGAGCTCGAAGCCAACGTGACCAATTGCGCGTGATGGAGTTGCATCTCATCGATCGAGGACCGTACCAGCTTGCGACCTTCCGTTGGAAAGCTGGCCGTTAACGAGGCACAGGCAATCGCTGCTTCGTGCCGCACCCCTTGATCCATGTGTTCCAGGCATATTTCCAGCCTTATCACGGCGTCGTCTATTCTAGAAGCGGCCGCTTCGCCCAAGGCCGCCAGCAAATGCGAAATCTCAACTAGCACGATCTGCAATTGATTCGCATTCCATTGGACGGCGGGCGCCTCGTTGGATTCGGCGTCTCCCTTACCCGGTAGACACAGAATCAATTCGTGCAAAAAGTTGATTTGCGTAGGTTCGGGCGTGACTTCGGAGAGACCTTCGCGCAAGACGCGGCTGAGGGCCAACCGGGCTAGGCCGGCATCGTTCTTGGACCAGGTCCGGGTGGCCCCGAACAAGGGATTCGCTGGTCCCGAAGCCGGCGTATCGGGTGGTCGGAGTTGTTTCTCCAGGTCCGGACCGAGTCCATTCAATATTAGATCCAGGATCTCTTTCAGAGACGCACTCCGATCTTCCCCCACGGCTCCGAGGACGACTTGGAGTCGCAGTATTTTGGTGAGTACCATACTGATACCAATCCGCACCGCTCGTCCTCCGGTCGCGTAGGATCCTCCCAAACGGGGCGCCACCAATTCTCCGCCCACTTTGACAAATTGCGCGATCCAGTAACGTACGGCGTTCTTGAGCGACGTACACGAGTGCGCAATACCCAGGACTTTGCGCGATCCAAAACGCGGTATCGCGCCTTGGTCGACACCTCCTTTGGGACCGTCACCAGTGTCTTTTTCCGCTTGATGAAACTGAATTGCCGTTGCCACACCCCGGGCAAGAGTTTCGGCCCAGTGCGTGGCCGTCTCGGGACTCTCGTCGTCGAGGTGTTTGTACGCCAGCTGGAGGAGGTCTTCCAAGGCGTGCAGGCGTCCGTCAATGCCGTGTGCGGAAGAAGAGGGCGGTAGGTTGGTGACTAGAAGGGGGGTCAACAGCGACGCCAGTATACCGGCATGGGCACGGACTTCCGGAAACTTATCCAGGACGGCTTGTTTGCATACTTTGACGGCTTCGAGTACGGCCTTGTCTTCCATGGCGCCGGGCAAGACCAGTCGATCCGTAGCAGTGGCGGTATCCGGGTCGATCAAGGAAGACCCCATACGAGTGGGTAGAAAGGCGTTGCGACAGGCCACGACGGTAGCACAGGCGGTTCTCACGGCGGCCACGCGATAGGTCGGTTCACCGTTGCCGGCCGAACGCAACGCTCGCAAACAGGTTTGGAGTGTTTCCAAACTCCACGGAGCCAACGTTTTGGCCAGCGTTGGGGAATTGCGTTGCACCGTATTGTTGctgttattgttgtttgCGTTAGTTTTGatggtgttgtcgttgggtTGATGGTGCAAGAGTCCAGTGACTAGATCGAGTGCGGCGACGCGTACGCCTCCGGCGGCCTTGGCGGAGCGTGGGTGGAGcgtcgccaaggccaacATTTTCCGCAAGAATTGCAAGGTATCAATCCTCGCCGTCCCGGTGAGTCCCTGTGCCAGTACGTGACAGAGCACGACACAGTCGACCCAGAGGGCACGGATGGGCGTCGACAACATGGGTGGGGTTTCCAGCACGGCGCGATTGGCTTGGGTGGTGTCGTTCCAGACCGACGCGGCGGCTGTTTGACTGTAGGAGGCACTCATGGTATTGGATACGCCCATGAGTTTCATCAATACAGCGAGTATGGAGGGTGCCGCGACGAGTGGGGTGTCGGTGACGGAGGCTCGGAGCCAGGCCCGCAGACCGTGCAAACGCGTGAGCAGGATGGAACTGGGTACGGGTTGGGCGGTCCCGAAGGAACTGTGCAACCCGGGCGGCGGTGCGCGTGTCGTTCCGACTTGTTTGCCGCAAGTTGTAATCGTGGCCCCCAGCAAGGctccggcttcttccacTGACGTGGGAAAGTCGATATCGGGTACGAGCTGCCGAGGTGAAGGTCGAGGAGGCGTCGGTGCCTTCGACGAGGACGACCCCGCAATAACGGGGGATTcttgtgtcgttgtcgttgtcgcttTCTCCATGACGCTATTTCTTACGACTCCTATCAACAACTACAGCGAATCGAACAACAAGTGTTCCTACTGGAAGGGAAATCACCCTAAACGACGGATGCTGTTGGAGCTTCCCGGAGGAAAGGAGAAACGGTCGCGACGCTGTATACTGGCAATGCTTCTCCGGCCACACCTACGATCCGACCTCTCTCCAACCCTTAACCCTGTACTATACCATTTCCGGGTGCCTGGAAGACATACCGTTGTGACCCGGGGTCGAATAGGAACACCGCCCGACGTTCTTTGCTTGGTACGTACACGTTCCACGAAAGACTACCGCTGCCTACGGAGCAAGGGGAGTAGGGCGTAACAAGATAGTTTGTTACGCTTTTCTTCTGCAAGGGCCCGGTGTGGAGGAACGGATGGAAGCACATGGACGGATCCACACGACCAAACGAAGGTTTCTCTGCATTCCGCGTACAGTATTTAGTAGGTACTCGGCTTCTCAAGCAACGCATGCGGGACTAAACGGATGGCTATCGGAACCGTGTATAACAAACACACATTCACCggaccgccgccaccaccagtATCTAGAGTTAGTAGCGGTAGTGACTCTCTTAGAGAAAAAGAGATGGAAGAACAAATGTAAAGAGCAGTTGGGTCTTTCTCGCCGAACGACTTACAGTGAACACGAAAAGCTGTCTCGGTCCGTGAGCATCTTATTTGGTAGAGTCACACACTTACTGAGTTCTTCATCAACTGCAGTTGCCGCTTCTGCAGTCACACCAACCTACAGACAACACACATACACACTCCCGACAGTCAATTCTCTGCTCCCACTTCCTTTCGTTGGTCTTTCCAACATGCGTTGGTTCCGACGCTTCCGTACGGATGGTGCTGCTGCACCTCCACTACTACTCGTCGTATGTGCCGTGGCCGTGGTGGGGTTGTTCCCGGGACACGGCACGGAAGCCTTCTCACGGAGGGCATCCACTGGTACTACTGGTGGGACCACACGCATGATGCCCCTACCGTATCTCCGCGAGCAGCGCACACCACGGCTAGTGCGCTTGCGGGAGAAGAATACGCGCCGAAGAGCCAACAATAACGACGGCAACGATACTAGCAGCGTCACCAATAGCAACGTTTCACCGGTAGAAACCGGTACCGCCGTCACCAACGAGTCTTTCGTACCCGCACCACCCTTCGAACCCTTCATCAGTACCGAAATCGTTTACGATGGTGTCACGGGGTTGGCGTTGCTCAGCGAAAACTGCACCGAGTCCATTCCCGATACCGCCTCTGCTATACAAACGCAATTGGTCACGTACCAGTACCAGTTCCTTCTCAACCGTAGCAGTCTCGACCAGACCAACGACACTCTCTCCAAAGCcgttgacgttgtcgtcAACGACCTCGAACTGGCGTTGCAAGGAATACTGGCTGACTCCTTTCTGACCTGTGGCTTTGATCTGGGTGCTTGCTCCGCGCACCCGCAGTGTACCAACTTGACCGCGGCCTGCTGTCCAACATCCGACGGAGTCTTCCTCACCTGCTGTGAACTCTTGTTGCTCCGGGTACGTTTACAAAAATTATACGCATCGCCATGCTTCTACTTTGCCGTTCCTGACGCATCCCATATATTTGTGTTTGTACCTCTTGTTGCCCGCCCCCGTTGTGTATGTTTGCAACAGCCCTATCCGTTCGAAGTGACCCGGTTGTCCTCCGCTCCGTTCGATCGAATCGCTGAAATCTGCGCCTCtcccgacgacgacgccctGGATTGCTACAGCGTGGACGGAGCGCTCTCGGTCGACTTCTTTTACTTGGACGGCGATGAACGCTCGCTCCAGCAACTAGACACGATTGAAGATTCCAACGTGGCCGCTGCCTTTTTAGAAAGCCTGCAAGCAGcctttgccgacgaaaacTTGCTCCAAGACGATAGCGTCCAAACCGTCGTCTTTATGGGACTCGGCAACAGTAACGGTGTGGAAGGTGGTAACGGTCAAGGAGGTGACGGTAACGTTCCTACAGAAGAACCGGACACGGACAGAGATGCCAGCAACAATGTCGACACGGAGATTGACGCAAATGTCGATGCAGGGAATGATGCGGAGGAAATTCCGGATGTCGATGCCATCACCACCGGTGACACGGATGCAGAGATGGACACGGATGCCAATGCGGATAACGAGGCGACCGAGACCGATCTAGGGGCAAATACGGGTGCCGACCAGAACGCCAACGGGGATCAGGGTGGTGTGTCCGGTATCGCCTCCGAGACGACCACCGACAACGGCAAAACTTTGACGATTGTTACGAGTTCCGTTGCGGTGGCGGTAGTCGCAGCTTGCTTGATCATTTTGGCAATCTTTGCGGGACGACGCCGCCAGCGCAAGCAGGCTCACTGCCAACAACTCGAAGACTATGGTGACAATTTCTTTCCCGATTCGATTGGACAGGATCTCAACTTGACGTCCAGTACGTCACTGTCTCGGAGCGCGCACACCAGACCAGGGAATCGGGGTGGAATGGAGCAGCCCGAGAATGACGGACTCATCGTTTTGAGCGATTTGCACATGGCGGAAAGCGTCGACGGGGAAAGCTTTGATTTCCCCAGGTACTCTGAAAAGCAGGACGCCGTTCAACCCGTGTACGTGTCCTCCACGCAGGCTCGTCCAGTCAAACCCAATTCATCGTTTGCTGAGTTTCAAAAACGCGAGTATATCTCCGAGGATACGGTAATACTATAGCGGTTGTACACTACAGGATGGCTATTCCTCAAGGTGCAGGGGTATCCTTTATAAATGTGTTACTCTTTATCGTGTACCTACCCTACCAATCCCTTCGCTTTCCATACCATGATAACGATCCTTCTCTCCGACAGGTCGCACATCCTCGACCGCGGCCTAATGTCATTCAACAGAACATACATATACTCCAACACCAAGCGATTGACTTGTATGGCACCTTTTTTTTAAGATGATGTAAAATCAATATGCGTTAAGTTTCTATGACGCAGGAATAGTCTTGATGAGGTTTTCGTCCGAAAGATAGCTCACTCCAAGATCGAGATCTTGACGATCCAGGAGGGTTCGCATATAAGAAAATGCAATTCTTTGCTCTTGTCCGACAATAGCAACGGCGTCAAACAGCATCTTTGTCCCGTTGTTAAGGGCATTGGTGGTCGTCTTGAGAGCCGTGGCAGTCGCCCGGGCCATCAACAAACTTGCTTCAGCTCGCGCCGTCTGTAGGACCCGACTCGTTTCCAAGTTAATTTTGTTGACTTCAACGCCTGTTTGATCTCGCTCCACTTGGGCCTGTTGCAAAAATGCCTCCATTCCGTTGCGTTCATTTTGGACGCGGCTCTCGAGCTGCTGCTCGGCCACTGAATCAGGAATCTGGATACGCCCCAAGTGGAACTGATCAAGGACAGCGTGAACGGGTGGATTAGTATCCCACCGTCGCTGAACAGCTGCCTTGAACAATGCCTCCACTTCCTTCCGATTGCGAAAGTACTGCTGAAACGAAACGGAAATGGCTTCATTTCGAATTGCTTCAATAGTCCGCGATTCGATTACGCCTCTGTAAGAGGATGCACTCTCACTATGAACTTGGCCAATTTTATCCTCCTTTAGAAGGTAGGTAAAGTCGATGTCCACGAGAAACGCCAATCCAATGGATGAATTGGAATCCCCGGAAGAGAATACGGACAGTTCTTCAAGATTGGCGAAATGAGCGTCCGCTTGATATTTGATAAAGGTGTAGTCTGGTCCGATATTGTAGCGACCACGCGTGTACACCGTATCGACGTCCACCTTGCCGGTGGTCTTGCGCTGCACCAGACCATACTCGTAGTATTCAACGTAAGAAAATGTCAAAGGCACCAGGATGACGGTGAGTAGAATTCCAATGCCTAGAGCCACAAACAAGGCGTTTCGGTTGCTTTTCTTGTTAAGGCAATCCATAATCAAGGCGTTCCAATTTCTTCTAAAAATAAAGGGGGCAAGAAGGTTTTTATGCCATTTTCTCGAATCAAAATTCTTCCTCCAGATCACAAGCGGTTGCTTTATGGCGGCttaattaacagtaagctcGTCCGCATTGATTTGAGGAGCTCGCACCTCGCTCATATTTGCTGATGATCTACCGCGCGATTCAACCATCAGATCCATGTAATTTCAATAGTCGAATTCACTTTCAGTCACTCCAAAGTGTTAATTCATCGTCAGTCGCGCAATTTTGTGACTGATTTGCGACTGCCCAAGGCGCAACCCAAAACGGTATCGAGAAGAACCGTCCAGCCATTAATGTAAACTTAAGCACGAAAACAACCTTTGATACCGGTTTCCTTTCCACGCAACCAGCTCACAAGGGCCCACTTGATCCAAGCAACGCACAATTCGAAACCCCAGGATGAGTGACGACGATTGCGAAATTGATTACAAATCGGTCAAAGCCTCTATCGATGGCAACCAAGACGACGCCGAGCGCGGCGGCGACTTCCCCATACGTCGATCGAAGGGGGGATGTTGCGGCCCCGAGTcctggaagaaatggacctGGTGTGGAATAGTCATGATACTCCTCATCACGATTGTGACTATCATCCCCCTTTCCCTACAAAAGCTGTCTTCGACCGAGTTTGGAATCGAGTATACGCCGTACAGCAAGAAGCTGGACGACGCTGCCAAGACGGGCGGTCTGCACACGGGCCCGCCCGGTTTCTCCTTCATCAAATTTCCGTCCACATTCCTTTCGGAAGACTTGCCCCGCGGCACGTGCGTTTCCCAGGACGGCCTGAGAGTGGACTACAAGGTGACATTTCAGTACCAGATCATGGCCGAGAATTTGTTACCCGCTATTTTCAAATACCGAAACTTCGCAACGTGGAGCAAGGCCGTGTCGTCGGCTGGCACGAGTGCGATCCAACATACGTGCAGCGAATTCGAGATTTCCAACTTTCAAAACCAGCGCGGCGTGATCCAGGCGCGGATGGAAGACAACCTGCGCGACAAGCTGGACGGCTCAGCGGAAACCGGTGATCCGGGCGTATACGCATTGGTGATTGCCCTACAACTGCAAAACGTGGACATTCCGGAGGACTATCAGAAagccgtggaagaaaagcaggCGGCTGTCGAAGCCATTGCTCTTGCCCAAAATCAGCGCGTGCAATCCATCACTCAGGCCAATACAGCGCTCTTAAGCGCCCGCGAAGAAGCGCGTAAGATCAACGATACGGCCGTGAACGAAGCGTCCATTGTCCTGACGAAAGCCGGTTTGCAAGCCGAAGAAACGACCTTTGCGTTCGTCACCGAGGCTGAGGTCCTTGTCGGGGCCAAAGCCAGTTTCAATCTCACGACTGAAGGTGTGTTGGCGTACGTGTCGAACCGCTTGTATGCGCAAGTTCCGCGACTTACAGTGACTTCCTCGGAACCGGCACGGTTGTCGCGCAAAGATGAGCTTTAGGAGGGCTTACACGCACCCATCGTACAAACAAAGAGCTAAAAGTAGAGCAAGTTGTCGAGCTAAGCACAGTATCAGTAGCTGCCGCGCCCTATGGAATTTGTTTGACAAACAGCCGTTTGTTCGAAGGATGTTTTTCGAGAAGGAGACCTATCGTATCGCATTCACTGTGCATGTGAGTCTGAACATCAAGAAGAGCATGTTAATTGTTCGACGAAAGTAGCCTCGTTCGGTTCCGTTTCCGTGCTCGTTGATGTACACTTCCCTGAACGGAAGGTGGCGCGTTTCTTAAAGCTGTTTTGAAGTTTCTATTCGCAAGTATACGTCCGCTCTCACTAGTAGAGCTCCAAAAGACTTGTCTCGTTTATCGAAGTATAGTTCGTGGATAATAACATTGCATGTGTCAAACGAGCCAATGGCGTATTTCGAAAACGGGGTCTTCGGGGAATCCTGCTGTCGGAGCGGCGCCTCACCAGTCTATGGGTAGATAGAGTATGGTACGGAGTACAAGGCCTCGCAGGAATCCACGACTCTAACGCCGCCAAAGGCCCACTCGACACAAACGTGCCGGGAAGTGACTTCCGGCGCGCGTACAAGCATTAAACACAATGTGTATCTCCCGTCGCGGAAATATGCCCTAATATATTCGCAACCACAAAAGACGAGACACGATTCGAAATTGTACTTACTTTCAAGCCCCCCCTATTTGATTTCACCCCACATAGTTATAGGTGTAGCCGTGCAGAATTTGTACCAATCGAGTTTATTGGTACTTAAAAACGGTTTCGAAACCGCATAGAGTGTCGTAAGAACAGCCCCGACAGCTTGAGAATGCGGAAGCATCGCACGATCGCTTATCACGCGAACACACCCGCGCGTAGTATCTCGCAAGTTGTAGAAGGCCGTACGGAAGGACCAAACCAAGCCATCGATCGATCGAGGTCGCCATAGACTCGATCCGTGAGTCCAAAAAACGGCGAAAATTTCCTACGGCACCCAAATCCATCCTCTTTGAGTAAGCAGTAGCACTCTCTCTTTTACCACTGCCTCTACCACTACGGTCAGCGTTCTTACTATCGCTTCCCACACCAATACCATTATCAAGCAACAACGGTACACACACAGCTAGAAGCAGCAGGATCATTCCAGGATCATGACGAAACAGTCTTCAACACTCGCTCGTCTATTGCTCTTACTCGCGCTGTGGTGCGATCCCACGTACGGTCAGAACGACTGTGCTCTGTCCTTTTGGTTGTTCCCTTCACAGCAGGACTGTCGACTCCGCTCGGGCGATCCGTCCGCCATCGAAACCTTCGTTGCCGACGACGTTTGTCGTGTGATGAGTAACCCATCTCCATTCTTGTTGGGGCGCTACACGGCGAGTTGCGTCTCCTCGGACACCGTGCGGATATCGCAGTCCGGCTGTACCCGATCGGACTGTTCGAGCACGTCAGGTGGCAGCGTTTGCGATCGCGACCTCACCAGCGTTTCCTCCTTTTACTCGCTTCTCAGTACGCCTGAGTACAACGTTCAGGACCCCGCGACACAATCCGGAACTTACCAGTGCTTTACGCTTCGCGGAGATTCGGAAGCCGTGaccttcgccatttttgGAGATTGCGGCGCGTGTTTAGGGGACGGAGGCGAACCCATGGAATCGTCACCATCCCTCGCCCCCGTGGTCATGCCCGTAGTCATGCCGACCAATCCACCAACACCGACAGGACAAGCGTCGGTGGCCCCCGTAGGCATGCCGACGCCTCGCCCGACGGCAGTTCCCGTAGCCAACCCAGTGAGTGCCCCCATCAACACTCCCAGTTCAAGCCCTGTCGGGACCATGCCAGATCCAACGATGGCACCTTTCGGGATGACCCCGCGACCGACGGCTTCACCGGTCGCATCACCCACGCGAGCTCCGACGTTcgccgaaacggaagaacCGACGGAAGATGACACACCGGTCGGCATGTCGATTCCGCCGACAGGTACAACCCTACCACCGACCGGATCGACACCACCGCCATCCGTTGGTGGGATGAATACATCGGCACCTCCGACCTCGAGTGTTTCGATCCCCGACACTCCTACAGAGATTCCAAATATGACTGTTTCAACTCCACCGGTCGCGACTACTCCCACTCCATTACCTACCCCTCAAGGAACCAGCAGCGACTTGGTCGGACTTGTCATGCTGTTGACCAATACGAACGGCGTCCTGGGGGAAAGCTCCACGATAGCCTGGGAATCCGCCACTGCTGCTCACATCACCAACACGCTTGCGAGAGAGGCCCCCCTCTCCAAGGCCACGGTGGAGGTTGATGTTGTTAGCCAAACCCGAATGTCGCCCAACTCGTCGCTCAACGGTGTCCGTCGAGTCCAAGAAGTCGACGAATTACGGCCACTTCGGGTGGCCTTTGACGTCGTGGTCCGATTTCTCGCAACGACTTCGGCGCCCAACGACGCTGAAGCCGCTACTTTGTTGGGGGAAGCCTTTAATAGCCAAGAAGATCGGGAGCTCTACATAAATAGACTTAGGGCTACCGATAATACTGCGTTTGAGTCTTTGGACAGAATACAAGTTCTTGTGGATGGTTTCACTCCCGCGGAGGAAGGATTTCAAGGAAGTAATGACAGTGGTGGTTCAAGTATGGGTATTATCATTGGGGCGGCCGTCGGCGGTATCGCGATTCTCGTGATAGCGGCACTGGCAGCATTCTTCGTCTTTCGCAATCGCGACAATCAGAACGACCGCGTCAATAAGAGACtctcggacgacgacgagcacATGCAAAATGACGCGCGAGAGCTTTACTCACCGCCCACAGAATCGGCCTCGCCCTTAGGCGCTGCCAACGAAATTTCCGTGGACCGGCAAGACGACGTCAGTACACTAGGGGATTCCATCTTGGCCGGCATGGCGGTATTGCAGGACGGCGAAGATGAAAGGACGGCCAGCATTGATGGTGGCTACGACTACGCACAAGAGCAATTTCGTGGCGACGGACCCTTGTCGGTCTCACGCGGTGAAAACTCCACAATGCTGTCGTCATACCCAAGCGTAGGACAAATGGGAGGGCCTTCTCTTATCGAGGACGACGCCTCGTTTGAAGAACTGTACGGGGACGTCGATGATACATCGCACCCAGATCGCTTCGAAGTCGATGTGCCACCCGGAAAACTCGGCATGGTAGTGGATACGCCCAATTATGGAATCCCACAGGTACACGCAATTAAAGAAGATAGTGTTTTGGTCGGGCGCGTAAAAGTCGGCGACCGACTAATGCACGTGGACTTGATCGATGTGACTCGAATGTCTGCCATTGAAGTGTCAAACTTGATCCATAAAAAATCGAAGAGTGCCCGGGTGCTCGGGTTTGCCCGAAAAGCATCGCCATCGAACGATCCGTATGCGCTATCGTAGAACCTGAGGTTGCGCTATGCCTGACTTGTTGACACGATCTTTCTCGGTTCTCTTCAAGACAACAACTTTGGATCTGGAATCCGTACACTGTTTTCTTCTGTTTTACACTATATGCCCCCGACTCCAATAAATCCATTCGCTTTCTAACTTGTTCGCGCTGCTACTGGCGCGAAAGCGAACATC
Encoded here:
- a CDS encoding predicted protein, with translation MRWFRRFRTDGAAAPPLLLVVCAVAVVGLFPGHGTEAFSRRASTGTTGGTTRMMPLPYLREQRTPRLVRLREKNTRRRANNNDGNDTSSVTNSNVSPVETGTAVTNESFVPAPPFEPFISTEIVYDGVTGLALLSENCTESIPDTASAIQTQLVTYQYQFLLNRSSLDQTNDTLSKAVDVVVNDLELALQGILADSFLTCGFDLGACSAHPQCTNLTAACCPTSDGVFLTCCELLLLRPYPFEVTRLSSAPFDRIAEICASPDDDALDCYSVDGALSVDFFYLDGDERSLQQLDTIEDSNVAAAFLESLQAAFADENLLQDDSVQTVVFMGLGNSNGVEGGNGQGGDGNVPTEEPDTDRDASNNVDTEIDANVDAGNDAEEIPDVDAITTGDTDAEMDTDANADNEATETDLGANTGADQNANGDQGGVSGIASETTTDNGKTLTIVTSSVAVAVVAACLIILAIFAGRRRQRKQAHCQQLEDYGDNFFPDSIGQDLNLTSSTSLSRSAHTRPGNRGGMEQPENDGLIVLSDLHMAESVDGESFDFPRYSEKQDAVQPVYVSSTQARPVKPNSSFAEFQKREYISEDTVIL
- a CDS encoding predicted protein, which produces MSDDDCEIDYKSVKASIDGNQDDAERGGDFPIRRSKGGCCGPESWKKWTWCGIVMILLITIVTIIPLSLQKLSSTEFGIEYTPYSKKLDDAAKTGGLHTGPPGFSFIKFPSTFLSEDLPRGTCVSQDGLRVDYKVTFQYQIMAENLLPAIFKYRNFATWSKAVSSAGTSAIQHTCSEFEISNFQNQRGVIQARMEDNLRDKLDGSAETGDPGVYALVIALQLQNVDIPEDYQKAVEEKQAAVEAIALAQNQRVQSITQANTALLSAREEARKINDTAVNEASIVLTKAGLQAEETTFAFVTEAEVLVGAKASFNLTTEGVLAYVSNRLYAQVPRLTVTSSEPARLSRKDEL
- a CDS encoding predicted protein is translated as MTKQSSTLARLLLLLALWCDPTYGQNDCALSFWLFPSQQDCRLRSGDPSAIETFVADDVCRVMSNPSPFLLGRYTASCVSSDTVRISQSGCTRSDCSSTSGGSVCDRDLTSVSSFYSLLSTPEYNVQDPATQSGTYQCFTLRGDSEAVTFAIFGDCGACLGDGGEPMESSPSLAPVVMPVVMPTNPPTPTGQASVAPVGMPTPRPTAVPVANPVSAPINTPSSSPVGTMPDPTMAPFGMTPRPTASPVASPTRAPTFAETEEPTEDDTPVGMSIPPTGTTLPPTGSTPPPSVGGMNTSAPPTSSVSIPDTPTEIPNMTVSTPPVATTPTPLPTPQGTSSDLVGLVMLLTNTNGVLGESSTIAWESATAAHITNTLAREAPLSKATVEVDVVSQTRMSPNSSLNGVRRVQEVDELRPLRVAFDVVVRFLATTSAPNDAEAATLLGEAFNSQEDRELYINRLRATDNTAFESLDRIQVLVDGFTPAEEGFQGSNDSGGSSMGIIIGAAVGGIAILVIAALAAFFVFRNRDNQNDRVNKRLSDDDEHMQNDARELYSPPTESASPLGAANEISVDRQDDVSTLGDSILAGMAVLQDGEDERTASIDGGYDYAQEQFRGDGPLSVSRGENSTMLSSYPSVGQMGGPSLIEDDASFEELYGDVDDTSHPDRFEVDVPPGKLGMVVDTPNYGIPQVHAIKEDSVLVGRVKVGDRLMHVDLIDVTRMSAIEVSNLIHKKSKSARVLGFARKASPSNDPYALS